The genomic window ATGATTAAAAAGCGTGTACTCAGCGAGCGGGTTGAAATCTTGATTCCCAAGGGGTTCGAGGTGATGAGCGAGCAGCAGATGGACTTCAACTACGCCAAAGCGCAGAGCCGTCCTAGCGTCATCTACACCAATAACAAAGAGGCCAGCATCGCCTTCACCTACACCGATAACACTGCCGATCAGGATATGATCGACATGTACGCCGACAACTTCTACAAGATGTACTCCAAGCAGTACAAAGAGGCGAAGTGGTTCAACAAGGGTGTCAAGGAAGTGAATGGCCGCAAAATCGGTTTCATGGAACTGATGAAGCCAGAACTGGGCCACGAAGTATACAACCTGGTTTTCTTCACCGACGTGGAAGGCAAACTGCTGATGTGCAACTTCACCTGCGCCGACCGTCAGAAGCCCGAGTGGGAGGCTGTAGCCAAGCAGATCATGGCCTCGTTCAAGTCGAACGGCTAAAAATTACCCTCCGGTTTCTTACCGGTAGAAGCTAAGAATCCCGGAATTGTCAGATCCTGATCTGATGATTCCGGGATTCTTGCGTTTCAACAGAAACGGCACTACTCGGCCGACTATCCACAAAGGCTACGGCGGTATAATCACTACCGACGCTTAAAAGGCTAAGAAAAGCTTATTGATGGGCTACTGCGGCGAAGAAGTCGATGACTAGGTGGAACACGCCGGCAAAGGCCGTTAGGCTTAGCTGCTGGGGTTGGTCGTTTACGTCGTGGTAGGCCTTGCTGCCGCCGCGGGTATACAGGAAAAACGCCGGAACGTTTCGTTCCGAGAAGGGGTAGTGGTCAGAGTTGGCGGCCCGGCCCCGCGCCGCAATGGAGGCCACGTAGCGGTGCTGACTGTTGAGTTGCTCTAACACGCGAAACGGCTTTTCCAGCAACCGGCCATTCACGACGGTGATTCCCTCCTCCCCGGTTCCTTCCAGGTCGAGGTTAACCAGAAACCGTAGCCTCTCCAGCGGAAATAAGGGGTGCTGCACGTAATAATTGGAACCTAGTAAACCCGCTTCTTCCGCGCCGAAGGCCATAAACACGACCGAGTAAGCTGGCTGGTTCTCGGGCCGGGCGTAGTAGTCGGCAAGCTCCAGGAGCAGGGCTGTGCCACTGGCGTTATCGTTGGCACCCGGGAAGTACGTGTTCTTGCCCATGCGCCCCAAGTGGTCGTAGTGGGCCGACACGACCAGGAAGGAGTCGGGCTGGATACGGCCGGGCACGTAGCCAATGAGGTTTTGAGTTAAATAGTTAGGGACCAGACGGGCATCAACCTGTAAGCTGGCTTGGGCGGCACGGGCGGGCCAGCGGCTGGCTAGTACCTGCAGGCGCGGTTGGGTTACTTGCTGGCTGGCTAAGGAAGCAGTAAGCTTGTCAGGGACGAGCGTAACGACGGCCGCCGCCTGCGCAATGTGCTGGGCAAACGCATCGGGCAAAGTGCGGATTCGTTCCGCGTCGCGGTGGCGCAGGACCAATACTTGACCCTGCAGGCTGCGGTCCAGAAAGCGTTGGCCGTCGGGCTCATCGGTGAACACCAGCGTATCGAGCCAAGTGACGGGCCCGCTAAGGTGCCCCGGCCCGGAATGTGGTTCAAGGATGAAGTCGGTGCCGGGCACCAGGGGCTTGCCATCAACGGCCAGTGCGCAACGGCCCGGGAACGTATTGATGGCGATGGGGAAGGACTGCGTGTAGTGCGGGGTGAAAGACCG from Hymenobacter chitinivorans DSM 11115 includes these protein-coding regions:
- a CDS encoding M28 family metallopeptidase, whose amino-acid sequence is MQPSTSLLTFTRRWGLGVGALYGATFSTGAQSQDLGRARATITTLAAPAMHGRGYVTKGEHRAAHYIRQRFRQLGLRSFTPHYTQSFPIAINTFPGRCALAVDGKPLVPGTDFILEPHSGPGHLSGPVTWLDTLVFTDEPDGQRFLDRSLQGQVLVLRHRDAERIRTLPDAFAQHIAQAAAVVTLVPDKLTASLASQQVTQPRLQVLASRWPARAAQASLQVDARLVPNYLTQNLIGYVPGRIQPDSFLVVSAHYDHLGRMGKNTYFPGANDNASGTALLLELADYYARPENQPAYSVVFMAFGAEEAGLLGSNYYVQHPLFPLERLRFLVNLDLEGTGEEGITVVNGRLLEKPFRVLEQLNSQHRYVASIAARGRAANSDHYPFSERNVPAFFLYTRGGSKAYHDVNDQPQQLSLTAFAGVFHLVIDFFAAVAHQ